A single region of the Desulfobulbaceae bacterium genome encodes:
- a CDS encoding PEP-CTERM sorting domain-containing protein, producing MFGTAGASLAALLGVSYLNRDVVGSFGLYSDLDQNKVINPTTEHFKVIDGTIPGIGYRNASTFFHFNSSLSAWEVAAVDIWAPGYVGTVTPKAFGNVFGFYFSGAQNPNSFFYTDAFYNGGIEYVSIDYTPYVASIRFDFGNNGTIDAIINTTDVAPVPEPATMLLLGTGLVGLAGTTRKRMKKA from the coding sequence ATGTTTGGCACTGCTGGCGCCAGCTTGGCGGCATTGTTGGGAGTTTCATATTTAAACCGAGATGTGGTTGGCAGTTTTGGCCTTTATTCTGATCTCGATCAGAATAAGGTCATTAACCCTACAACGGAGCATTTCAAAGTGATTGATGGCACAATCCCGGGTATAGGATACCGGAATGCAAGCACTTTCTTTCATTTTAATTCCAGTCTGTCAGCTTGGGAAGTTGCGGCAGTTGATATTTGGGCCCCTGGCTACGTCGGAACTGTTACTCCTAAGGCCTTCGGCAATGTCTTTGGTTTTTATTTCTCTGGCGCCCAAAATCCCAACAGTTTTTTTTACACCGATGCCTTCTACAACGGTGGAATCGAATATGTATCTATTGATTACACTCCTTATGTAGCGTCAATTCGTTTTGATTTTGGTAATAATGGTACAATTGATGCCATTATTAATACCACCGACGTGGCTCCTGTCCCTGAGCCTGCCACTATGCTCTTACTCGGCACTGGTTTAGTTGGTCTTGCCGGGACAACTCGTAAGCGGATGAAAAAAGCATAA
- a CDS encoding 3-phosphoglycerate dehydrogenase, protein MEHYRIKIIDKIAQEGLDLFDPWYRVQDDELDPQGIIVRSSGVNTENYPSLLAVARAGAGVNNITVDKATAHGICVFNTPGANANAVVELVFVMLGMQARNIHKCLQFCHALAGLPGETLVQRIEQEKSVFKGFELAGKTLGVIGLGKIGVRVANGGALRQMRVIGFDPSPALENIHQLSPDVELSRSLAGVLRNADILTVHAPLNSKTQGMVNRELLAQLPQGAILVNYARASIVDELAVLDALASGQLSSYVTDFPSSALLCHPNVLTSPHLGASTEESEEQCACMAVRELKSYLEYGHITHSVNFPTAENIPAGNVHTRLIMINRDMPGMIGFASSTIGAYGINIVSYLNESNGQVGYNIIDLEGPINDEAQARILAHEGVIRLRLIRFTDK, encoded by the coding sequence ATGGAACACTATCGTATTAAGATCATTGACAAGATAGCACAAGAGGGGTTGGATCTCTTTGATCCCTGGTATCGAGTGCAGGACGATGAACTGGACCCGCAAGGGATTATTGTTCGGAGTTCCGGCGTCAATACTGAGAATTATCCCTCGTTGCTGGCGGTGGCCCGAGCCGGAGCCGGAGTCAACAACATTACGGTCGATAAGGCAACAGCCCATGGGATATGTGTTTTTAATACCCCAGGGGCCAATGCCAATGCCGTGGTCGAGCTGGTTTTTGTCATGCTTGGGATGCAGGCTCGGAATATTCATAAATGTCTGCAGTTTTGTCATGCCTTGGCCGGTCTTCCTGGAGAGACCTTGGTTCAGAGGATTGAGCAAGAGAAGTCGGTCTTTAAGGGGTTTGAGCTGGCAGGTAAGACCCTTGGTGTGATTGGCTTGGGGAAGATTGGGGTACGGGTTGCCAATGGCGGCGCTCTCCGCCAGATGCGGGTCATTGGCTTTGATCCGTCCCCAGCCCTGGAAAATATCCATCAACTCTCACCTGATGTTGAGCTGAGTCGTTCTTTGGCGGGCGTGTTGCGAAACGCGGATATCTTGACCGTTCATGCGCCGTTGAACAGCAAGACTCAAGGAATGGTCAATCGTGAGCTGTTGGCGCAGTTGCCTCAAGGTGCAATTTTGGTTAATTACGCGCGGGCGTCGATTGTTGACGAACTTGCGGTGCTTGATGCTCTGGCCTCAGGTCAGCTCTCCAGTTACGTCACGGATTTCCCCTCTTCGGCCCTCCTCTGTCATCCCAATGTTTTGACCTCCCCCCATCTTGGCGCCAGCACCGAGGAGTCGGAGGAGCAGTGCGCCTGCATGGCAGTTCGGGAACTCAAATCCTATCTTGAGTACGGCCATATCACCCACAGCGTCAATTTCCCTACCGCGGAGAATATTCCAGCCGGCAATGTTCACACCCGACTGATTATGATCAATCGTGATATGCCAGGGATGATCGGTTTCGCCTCGTCTACTATTGGTGCCTATGGGATCAATATTGTCAGCTACTTAAACGAAAGTAACGGCCAGGTTGGTTATAACATCATTGATCTCGAAGGTCCGATTAACGATGAGGCCCAGGCTCGGATTCTAGCGCATGAGGGTGTTATTCGGTTGCGGCTCATTCGCTTCACAGATAAGTGA
- a CDS encoding 4Fe-4S dicluster domain-containing protein has protein sequence MKGENTRAITVKGIDANGQRISSKNFEELVQAAFKESTNLVLESYGQHNVGGRLIGATNPITITITGPVGQRLGCMGRPGTTITCHGPASDDVGYLNIGADVIVLGHATNGVCNAMAEGRVMIRGSIGSRALTMTKWNPDYQRPQLWVLGSVGDTFAEFNCGGIGIVCGIEPKSTNVLGYRPCVGMVGGWIYVRGEHDGSFSKTNVKEITPDDQQWQWLMDRMPEYLTSIGREDLLATLSVRDEWKILIAITPQERALMFSGPMPMHEFRTKVWDKAFGGDPLRDLAPGLDRSPIGVIETGDLRRKMPYWANREYAAPCSFYCPVHIPTVDRLRLLRDGKGQEAYDLILSYTPFPASVCGAICPNLCMENCSRQVVDNPIDVALLGRSVLSSQPLPCKPANGKKVAIIGGGPAGINAAYQLARSGVEAHIFEKDHQLGGKLAQVIPWERLPMATWQAEIDRFMKMDHVNVHFNVDMTADKFTELQKDYDYVVIAVGTHEPRKIPFPGHERVIPALDFLKAGKSDTPMPVGKQVVIIGAGNVGCDVACEAYRLGAQQVTLVDIQKPLAFGKERKAAEDLGAIFKWSVMTKEVTNEGLVDNQGNLIPAQTVIISIGDIPKVSFLPDTIECLKVGGAAWVKADKTGRTSDDKVFAVGDVERPGLATNALGAGKNAADAIIADIEGREYQPFTKNVIPLAKLISAHYIPDTMPGKTAEAQADKCMSCGSCRDCHLCETMCPTGAITRRELPEIDSYEYLSDNNKCIACGFCADTCPCGIWQMRTF, from the coding sequence GTGAAAGGCGAGAACACAAGAGCCATCACAGTCAAAGGAATCGATGCCAACGGCCAGCGGATCAGCTCCAAGAACTTTGAGGAACTGGTCCAGGCGGCATTTAAAGAGTCCACCAACCTGGTCCTTGAGTCCTACGGCCAGCATAACGTCGGTGGGCGTCTGATCGGCGCCACTAATCCAATTACCATCACCATCACCGGTCCAGTTGGCCAGCGTCTGGGTTGCATGGGCCGTCCTGGAACGACAATCACCTGCCATGGTCCTGCCTCAGACGATGTCGGCTATCTCAACATCGGCGCTGATGTCATAGTCTTAGGGCATGCAACCAACGGCGTGTGTAATGCCATGGCCGAAGGACGGGTGATGATCCGCGGCTCCATCGGCTCCCGGGCATTAACCATGACCAAGTGGAACCCAGACTACCAGCGCCCTCAACTCTGGGTGCTGGGATCGGTCGGCGACACCTTTGCCGAGTTCAACTGCGGTGGCATCGGCATTGTCTGCGGCATTGAACCAAAATCGACTAATGTCCTGGGTTATCGACCCTGCGTCGGCATGGTTGGCGGCTGGATCTATGTCCGCGGAGAGCACGACGGCTCCTTTTCCAAGACCAACGTCAAGGAGATCACACCCGATGATCAGCAATGGCAGTGGCTGATGGACCGGATGCCGGAATACCTTACCTCCATTGGACGCGAGGATCTGCTGGCAACACTCTCAGTGCGCGACGAGTGGAAGATACTGATCGCCATCACCCCGCAGGAACGAGCCTTGATGTTCAGCGGTCCCATGCCGATGCACGAGTTCCGCACCAAGGTCTGGGACAAGGCCTTTGGCGGAGATCCTCTGCGTGATCTTGCCCCTGGACTTGACCGTTCCCCCATCGGCGTCATTGAAACCGGTGACCTGCGGCGCAAGATGCCGTACTGGGCCAATCGCGAATATGCAGCGCCATGCTCTTTTTACTGCCCGGTTCACATTCCTACCGTCGACCGTCTTCGCCTCCTCCGCGATGGCAAGGGCCAAGAGGCATACGACCTGATCCTGTCCTACACCCCCTTCCCTGCCTCGGTCTGCGGTGCAATCTGCCCCAACCTCTGCATGGAAAACTGCTCGCGTCAGGTTGTTGATAATCCCATTGACGTTGCCCTGCTCGGTCGATCAGTCCTGTCATCTCAACCCCTGCCATGCAAACCAGCCAACGGTAAAAAAGTCGCCATCATTGGCGGTGGCCCGGCCGGCATTAATGCGGCGTATCAGTTAGCCCGCTCCGGTGTCGAAGCCCATATCTTTGAAAAGGATCACCAACTCGGCGGCAAACTGGCCCAGGTTATCCCCTGGGAACGGCTGCCCATGGCCACCTGGCAGGCCGAGATCGACCGCTTCATGAAGATGGATCATGTCAATGTCCATTTTAACGTTGATATGACCGCGGACAAGTTCACTGAGCTGCAAAAAGATTACGATTACGTGGTAATTGCAGTCGGTACCCATGAACCGCGCAAGATCCCATTTCCTGGTCATGAACGAGTTATCCCTGCCCTAGACTTCCTTAAGGCCGGAAAGAGCGACACCCCCATGCCAGTTGGCAAACAGGTAGTAATCATCGGCGCTGGCAACGTTGGTTGTGATGTGGCTTGCGAAGCTTACCGCTTAGGCGCTCAGCAGGTTACCTTGGTCGATATCCAAAAACCTCTGGCCTTCGGCAAGGAGCGTAAAGCCGCTGAGGACCTGGGCGCGATTTTCAAGTGGTCCGTAATGACCAAGGAAGTTACGAATGAGGGTTTGGTCGATAATCAAGGCAACTTGATTCCGGCCCAGACCGTCATCATCTCAATCGGTGACATTCCCAAAGTCAGTTTCCTGCCGGATACCATCGAGTGCCTGAAAGTCGGTGGAGCTGCCTGGGTCAAGGCCGACAAGACCGGACGCACCTCGGATGACAAAGTCTTCGCCGTCGGTGACGTTGAACGACCAGGTCTGGCCACCAACGCCTTGGGCGCAGGGAAAAACGCGGCTGACGCCATTATCGCCGACATTGAAGGCCGTGAGTACCAACCGTTCACCAAGAACGTCATTCCGCTCGCTAAACTGATCTCAGCCCATTATATCCCGGACACCATGCCAGGTAAGACCGCAGAAGCACAGGCCGACAAATGCATGAGCTGCGGGTCTTGCCGAGACTGTCACCTCTGTGAAACCATGTGTCCAACTGGGGCCATCACCCGCCGGGAATTGCCAGAGATTGACTCTTACGAGTACCTCTCAGACAACAACAAGTGCATCGCCTGTGGATTCTGCGCTGACACTTGCCCCTGCGGCATCTGGCAGATGCGCACGTTCTAA
- a CDS encoding 4Fe-4S dicluster domain-containing protein has product MVSIRSISSTPSSLTYHDLPWIVEHSEDRCTLCGRCTSVCPTEAIYLAYRRQRMPKLDLLQKKRGSDYRTFVGIRQRTDLDHRCIGCGMCSMVCPNEAIGPQVNANDERAHFHSYQKGDAGKRGGRRNDRTSLLDQISFNRISMLTDPALDAGRHEFHMNTLLGRILPPAEYIRRQAAGEWIPPVREIFPFIIGSMSFGALSPNMWLGLLQGVAYCNEVLGIPVVMCTGEGGCPPWVLKSPFLKYIILQIASGYFGWDEIIRAIPEMQCEPAAIEIKYGQGAKPGDGGLLMWFKVSKLIARLRGVPEGVDLPSPPVHQTLYSIEESVMKMIQTMSMAWDFKVPVYPKISGSTSAKSVLNNLVRNPYASALLIDGIDGGTGAAYDISMNATGHPIASNVRECYLDLVAQGKQNEIPIFAAGGVGKNGNPVQNGMALIMLGASGVHMGKYIMQAAAGCLGSEKNRCNVCNLGICPKGITSQSPKLYRRLDPDQVAQRVVDVFMGLRIEMKKCMAPLGRSQSLPIGMSDALGIGNKDAADLLKIKYTC; this is encoded by the coding sequence ATGGTCTCAATTCGATCAATTTCCTCAACACCAAGCAGCCTAACCTATCACGATCTGCCCTGGATCGTCGAGCACAGCGAGGACCGCTGCACCCTGTGCGGCCGGTGCACCTCCGTCTGCCCAACCGAGGCCATTTATCTGGCATATCGCCGGCAACGGATGCCTAAACTCGATCTGCTGCAAAAGAAACGGGGCAGCGATTACCGGACCTTCGTCGGCATCCGTCAGCGGACCGACCTCGATCACCGTTGTATCGGCTGCGGCATGTGTTCCATGGTTTGTCCTAACGAGGCCATCGGTCCTCAGGTCAACGCCAATGACGAACGCGCCCATTTTCACAGCTACCAGAAGGGCGATGCCGGGAAACGCGGCGGCCGTCGCAACGACCGCACCAGCCTCCTTGATCAGATCTCCTTCAACCGGATCTCCATGCTCACCGATCCGGCCTTGGACGCAGGACGCCACGAATTCCACATGAATACCTTGCTGGGCCGGATTCTGCCGCCAGCAGAGTATATCCGCCGCCAAGCAGCGGGCGAGTGGATTCCACCGGTTCGTGAAATCTTCCCCTTCATCATCGGCTCAATGTCCTTTGGCGCCCTGTCACCCAACATGTGGCTGGGCCTCCTACAGGGTGTAGCCTACTGTAACGAGGTACTCGGCATCCCTGTAGTGATGTGTACCGGTGAGGGCGGTTGCCCCCCTTGGGTACTGAAAAGTCCATTCCTCAAATACATCATCCTCCAGATCGCCTCCGGTTATTTCGGCTGGGACGAGATTATCCGCGCCATCCCCGAGATGCAGTGCGAACCGGCAGCCATTGAGATCAAATACGGTCAAGGCGCCAAACCAGGCGATGGCGGTCTGCTGATGTGGTTCAAGGTATCGAAGCTTATCGCTCGCCTGCGCGGCGTGCCTGAAGGTGTCGACCTGCCGTCACCGCCGGTACATCAGACCCTCTACTCCATCGAAGAGAGCGTAATGAAGATGATCCAGACCATGTCCATGGCCTGGGACTTCAAAGTGCCAGTCTATCCCAAGATCTCCGGCTCTACTTCGGCAAAATCGGTATTGAACAATCTGGTCCGCAACCCTTACGCCTCAGCCCTCTTAATCGATGGCATTGATGGCGGCACCGGCGCGGCCTACGACATCAGCATGAACGCTACCGGTCACCCCATCGCCTCCAATGTTCGGGAGTGTTATCTCGACCTGGTGGCCCAGGGCAAGCAGAACGAGATCCCGATCTTCGCTGCCGGTGGTGTCGGTAAAAATGGCAACCCGGTCCAAAACGGCATGGCCCTGATCATGCTCGGCGCCTCTGGCGTCCACATGGGGAAATACATCATGCAGGCCGCAGCCGGTTGTCTGGGCAGCGAAAAAAATCGCTGCAATGTCTGCAACTTGGGCATTTGCCCCAAAGGAATCACCAGCCAGAGTCCCAAGCTCTACCGCAGACTCGACCCAGATCAGGTTGCCCAACGGGTTGTTGACGTCTTCATGGGCCTCCGGATCGAAATGAAGAAGTGCATGGCCCCCCTTGGACGCTCCCAAAGCCTGCCCATTGGCATGTCAGACGCCTTAGGCATTGGCAACAAGGACGCGGCTGATCTTCTGAAAATCAAATATACCTGCTAA